In Prosthecochloris sp. GSB1, the following proteins share a genomic window:
- a CDS encoding MjaI family restriction endonuclease gives MAKEWILNSAMNRFQLNFKRNVGATSESIRKCAPRTLEEWREYYFANVRPEEHIIELGRKLYVKITEVIQAEVAEVTEEDCINYMKQLVIDRTYVGYRTEIDTVYGQLEQLLGVKIEPAPDEWDRLYNVDFYIKAGEHFIGLQIKPITFSGGTVQLPEIFKEKSIQEKSHLKFTEKYGGKVFYVYSYKGGEKKEIYNGDVIDEIMSEIARLS, from the coding sequence ATGGCTAAAGAGTGGATTCTCAACAGCGCGATGAACCGGTTCCAGCTGAATTTCAAAAGGAATGTAGGGGCTACCTCTGAATCCATCAGGAAATGTGCGCCGAGGACGCTTGAGGAATGGAGAGAGTACTACTTTGCCAATGTCAGGCCTGAAGAGCATATCATCGAACTTGGTAGAAAGCTGTACGTGAAAATCACCGAGGTGATCCAGGCCGAGGTCGCCGAAGTGACGGAAGAGGACTGCATCAACTACATGAAGCAGCTTGTCATCGATCGGACTTACGTTGGCTATAGGACGGAAATAGATACAGTATACGGTCAACTTGAACAGTTGCTCGGTGTGAAGATCGAGCCTGCGCCTGATGAATGGGATCGGTTGTACAATGTGGACTTTTACATCAAGGCAGGAGAGCACTTTATCGGTCTTCAGATCAAGCCGATCACGTTCAGCGGAGGGACTGTACAACTGCCGGAGATTTTCAAGGAAAAATCCATTCAGGAAAAGTCTCATCTAAAGTTCACCGAAAAGTATGGCGGGAAAGTGTTCTACGTTTACTCGTACAAGGGTGGGGAGAAGAAAGAGATTTACAACGGGGATGTGATCGATGAGATCATGAGCGAAATCGCTCGCCTGTCGTAA
- a CDS encoding glycosyltransferase family 4 protein: MKKLLYDISVLGRGFCSNRSRTGIYRVVESVAAELKKMGRLSGFTAGPGLADYLMCERYLDSADSFDGVPLIRPEINGFGLQGYRVLERAVRGVPGKAGSFLKSALRAMERSHDRSKVLDIEEVENYDIFHALYDPVPKEVRRLRKISRFQTVYDIIPIKFPEYCSRGSVRQLERIVSSIDERTNVLCISQHTKDDLCELTGMDPGRAFVTCLAASDIFRRCTDSEELERVLGRYGLWRFPYILGLSTLEPRKNVATVIRSFARIVRENAISDLRLVLVGQKGWKCEGIFAELEADPALRKRVILTGYLPDEDLPAIYTGATAFLYLSFYEGFGLPPLEAMQCGVPVITSNASSLPEVVGDAGMLVDPEDEEAVAQGLIDIHISPPLSDRLSEAGMRRAREFSWRKCAEQTVSAYEAGCENT, translated from the coding sequence ATGAAAAAACTCCTCTACGACATCTCGGTTCTCGGGCGGGGGTTTTGTTCGAACAGGTCGCGGACGGGGATATACAGGGTTGTAGAGAGTGTGGCGGCGGAGTTGAAGAAGATGGGGCGGCTTTCGGGGTTTACGGCCGGGCCGGGGCTGGCGGATTACCTGATGTGCGAGCGCTATCTGGATAGCGCGGATTCGTTCGACGGCGTGCCGTTGATCCGGCCGGAAATCAACGGTTTCGGTCTGCAGGGATACCGGGTTCTCGAACGCGCTGTCAGGGGCGTGCCGGGCAAGGCCGGGAGTTTTCTCAAGAGTGCGTTGCGGGCTATGGAGCGATCGCATGACCGTTCGAAGGTGCTCGATATCGAAGAGGTAGAGAACTATGATATCTTCCACGCGCTCTACGATCCCGTGCCGAAGGAGGTGCGCCGGCTCCGCAAGATCAGCCGGTTCCAGACGGTCTACGACATCATTCCGATAAAATTTCCCGAATACTGTTCGCGCGGGAGCGTCAGGCAGCTTGAAAGAATCGTCTCTTCGATAGACGAGAGGACGAACGTGCTCTGCATCTCGCAGCATACGAAGGACGATCTCTGCGAACTGACAGGCATGGACCCCGGGAGGGCGTTTGTGACCTGCCTTGCCGCTTCGGACATATTTCGGCGGTGCACCGACAGTGAAGAGCTCGAAAGGGTGCTCGGAAGATACGGCCTCTGGAGATTTCCCTATATCCTCGGCCTTTCCACGCTGGAGCCGAGGAAGAACGTCGCGACAGTCATCAGGAGCTTCGCCAGGATCGTCAGGGAAAACGCCATTTCCGACCTGCGGCTGGTGCTCGTCGGGCAGAAGGGGTGGAAGTGCGAAGGGATCTTCGCCGAGCTGGAAGCCGACCCGGCCCTTCGGAAGCGGGTCATCCTGACGGGCTACCTGCCCGACGAGGATCTCCCGGCGATCTACACCGGCGCGACGGCTTTTCTCTATCTCTCCTTCTACGAGGGGTTCGGCCTCCCGCCGCTCGAAGCGATGCAGTGCGGTGTGCCGGTCATCACGTCGAACGCTTCGTCGCTGCCCGAAGTGGTCGGAGACGCGGGCATGCTCGTCGACCCCGAAGACGAGGAAGCCGTCGCGCAGGGCCTCATCGACATCCACATCTCACCTCCGCTCTCCGACCGGTTGTCGGAAGCGGGTATGCGGCGCGCCCGCGAATTCAGCTGGAGGAAATGCGCGGAGCAGACCGTCTCGGCCTACGAAGCGGGCTGCGAAAATACGTGA